The Ruania halotolerans genome contains the following window.
GCGATCTGGAGAGCGTCGGCGAGCTTGGCGCCCACCTCGGCCTCCACGGCCGCGAAGGCGTCCTGGGCGTACTCCGGGAACAACGGGAAGTCCTGGACTTCCTTGGCCGCCTGGCCGGCGAGGGCGATCTGCGCCTCGGCGAGCACCCGGATGAAGGACTTGGATGCCTCGAGGCCCTCGGCCACAACATCCTCAGTCGGTGCACCGACGCCCTGTTCGGTGATGAGCGTCCAGGCGTTGTCCGTGGCCTCGGCCTCGATCATTGCGATGGCGACATCCTGGGAGCCGTCCTCGGCGGTCACGATGCGGCCGGCCACCACCATGGAGAACACGGCGCGCTCGAGCTCGCTGTACCGCGGGAACGCGATCCACTGACCGTCCACGAGGGCGATCCGCGTGGCGCCCACCGGGCCGGAGAACGGCAGACCGGAGAGCTGGGTGGACAGCGAGGCAGCATTGATGGCGAGAACGTCGTACGCCTCGTCGGGATGGATGGCCAGAACGGTCTCCACCACCTGGACCTCGTTGCGCAGACCCTTGACGAACAAGGGGCGCAGCGGACGGTCGATCAGTCGGCAGGCCAGGATCGCCTCAGTGGACGGGCGGCCCTCACGCCGGAAGAACGAACCGGGGATCTTGCCGGCAGCGTACTGGCGCTCCTCGACATCCACGGTCAGCGGGAAGAAGTCGAAATGGTCCTTCGGGTGCTTGCCGGCCGTGGTGGTCGACAGCAGCATCGTGTCCTCGTCCAGGTAGGCCACGGCGGTGCCGGAGGCCTGCTTGGCGAGACGTCCGGTCTCGAACCGGACGGTGCGGGTGCCGAAGGAGCCATTGTCGATGACGGCTTCGGCGAACTGGATCTCGGGACCCTCCATGGGTGCCCTCCTTCATGTACGCAGGTGGCCCGGCGGTCATCGATCGAGGCTCACGGACCTGTGGTCCGGAAGCCACTACCGAGGACCAGCGAACCCGGGAATGGTTAGTCGGTATGCAGTTGTGAACGGGCGCTCGGGGAGACCTCACGCCCGGCACGTTCGTCCGGACGATCCTCGCCCGGACGAACGACCGGCCCGGGCCGTGTGGCCCGAGCCGGTGATGGTTCAGCGGCGAATGCCGAGGCGCTCGATCAGCGAACGGTAACGCTCGATGTCGACGCTGCGCAGGTAGCCCAGGAGCCGGCGGCGCTGGCCCACCAGGAGGAGCAGGCCACGACGCGAGTGGTGGTCGTGCTTGTGCTCCTTGAAGTGTTCGGTGAGGTCACTGATCCGGCGCGTGAGCAACGCGATCTGGACCTCAGGAGAGCCGGTGTCGCCCTCGTGTGTGGCGTAGTCGGTGATGATCTGCTTCTTGACGGCAACATCCAGGGCCAACGGTTCTCCTTCATTGTTCGTTGCGCGGAGCTCCGGGGCATGTCCACCCGGGCATGAGGCATCCGCGGCCGATCTGACGGCAGGACAAGCCTAGCATCCCGGCGGCCGGGAGCCCCCACTTCTGGGTCCGCTCCCGGTCTGCTGGAGCCGTACTGGTCGTCGACGAGCCCGTGCGCATCCGTCACTGCACGGCCGGCAGCACATCCGGTCGGGGAACGTCGAGCACATCGGCGGCATCGATGACGTCCTCGCGCATCTGCGCGACGAGCTCCTCGATCCCTTCGAAGCGCACCGTCGGGCGAAGCCGGCGCACGAACTCCACCACGATCTCCTCGCCATAGAGGTCCAGATCACGCCGGCCCAGAACGTGCGCCTCCACCTGACGTTTGGTGCCATCGAAGGTCGGGTTCGTCCCGATCGAGACTGCCGCCGGCCAGCGCATCGGCGCTCCGGGGGGCACAGCCTTCCGATCTCTGATCAGCCAGCCCGCATACACTCCGTCCGCCGGGACCGTGCCACTCGCAGACGCGGCAAGATTCGCCGTCGGAAATCCCAGCTCCCGGCCCCGGGCCTGCCCGTGCACCACGACGCCACGCATACGGTGCGCACGGCCCAGCACCGCGGTCGCACCGGCACAGTCACCGGCAGCGAGAAGTTCACGTACCCAGGTGGAGGACCACCGACGCCGATCAGGTGCGGTCACATCCTCGACCAGCCGTACGTCGAAGCCCAGCCGCTCCCCCAGTTGCGCCATCGTGGCCCGGTCGCCACTGTTGTCCTGCCCGAACCGGACGTCCTCACCGACGACCACGCACCGCACGCGCAGCGCCTCCACCAAGTAGTGCCGCACGAACTCTTCAGGAGACTGGACCGCAAAGCCGGGCGTGTACTCGATCACCACGCACGCGTCGATCCCCGTCTCCGCCATCAGGTCAAGCCGATCATCGAGCCCGGTGAGCAGCTCGGGCGCGGCATCGGGGCGGTGCACGGCGGCTGGGTGCGGATCGAAGGTGACGGCGACGGCACTCGCGCCGTAGGTGCGGGCAGTCGTGACCACATCGGAGAGCACGGTTCGGTGCCCCAGGTGCACACCGTCGAAGTTCCCGATCGTGACCACGCTGGCCGTCAGGTCACCAGGGATCTGGTCGATCCCGTACCACCGCTCCACTCGCGTCCTCATCCTCTAGGCAGGCGTTCCATGCCATCCGTGGGCACGGTGCCGGTCAACCACACGGGGCCTCCCCAAGCCTGCCACCCGGTCCAGCATTCGGTGAAACCGACGGCCCGTTCAGTCGGCCACAGCCTCGGGCGGCGGGCCCAGAGCGTCGATTTCAGCCCACAGCTCCTCGCTGACAACTACCTGACGGCGGAACTCAAGATCGGCGATCCGCTCTGGCCGGGAAATACCCACCACAGTCGAGTCCACCCACGGTGAGCGCAACGAGAACTGCAGGGCCGCCGTCGGGAGCTCGACGCCATGGCGCGCACAGATCTGCTCGAGCTGACGCACCCGCTCCAGCACCTGCGCCGGGGCCGACCGATAGGCGTACGTGGCTCCGCTGGCGGAGCCACGGGCCAATAGTGCTCCACCGAATGGCGCGGCGTTGAAGACGCCCATTCCGCGAGCCTTCGCGGCCTCGAGCAGCACCAGCGCGCGCCGTTCCAGCAACGTGTACCGGTTGTGGGTGAGCAGCACATCGAAGCAGTCACTCTCCACGTACCGGCTCACCACCGACACCTTGCCGGCGGCGATGCCGATCGCATCCACGGCACCGCTCTCCCGGAGCTCAAGCAAGCCGGAGACGGCGCCGCCGGTGCCCATCGCATCCTCGAAATCGATGCCATAGGGATCGTGCAGGTGCAACAGGCTCACCCGGTCCACACCGAGCCGGGACAGGCTCTCCTCGAAGGAGCGCAGCACACGGTCGCGATCGAACGCGCCCGTCTCCGGATCGGCGTCCACCTTGGTCACCACCTGCCGACCGGGCGCGGCACCGGTCTCGGCCAATGCCAACCCCAGGATCCGCTCGCTGTGCCCGCCGGCATAGACGTTCGAGGTGTCCACGATGGCGTACGGGCCATGCAACATCGCGGCCGCGAGACTCACCGCCTCAGGTTCGGCCGGGTCGCCCGCTGGCACGTCCCTGCCCAGGCCCGAGGCGCCGAGGGTGATCGGGCTGACGGCGAGGCCGGTACGGCCCAGGGCGCGCAGGTCTACGGGGGCGGCAGGAGATGTCGGCATGGCTGTCAGCCTACTGTCGCCGCAGGTGCGATCTACGCCGGGTCGAGCACCAGGATGGGCCGCGCACGAGCGTCCGCGTCCTGGAGGAGAGCGACACCGTGCCCGTCCGGTGCCAAGCCGGCCACCACTGCCTCAGTACCCGTGGCGCCGATGCGCCGGCCGAACCGGAGCTCTCTGGCCTCGTCCTCGGTAAGCGTTCGAACGGTGAAGGCCGCTCGCAGCACTGTGGCCACATCAACCACACTGAGGGTGAGCGTATTTTCGTCGAATGCGTTGGCGCGGGTGAGATCGAAGGGGCCGACCCGGGTCCGCCGTAGCGCCGTGAGATGCCCGCCGGTACCGAGCGCCGCACCGAGATCCCGGGCGAGAGCGCGGATGTACGTTCCGGAGGAGCACGTGACGCTCACGTCCACGTCGAGCACCGGGGTCCCGTCCGTCGCCACCGTCTCGCGGATGTCGGCAACGTCGAATGCGTGGACCGTCACCGGCCGCGCAGCGAGCTCGACCTGCTCTCCGCTGCGGACCCGCGCATAGGAGCGCTTTCCGTCCACCTTGATCGCACTGACCGCACTGGGCACCTGATCGATCTCCCCTGTGAGGGCGCAGACGGCCTCGCCGAGCCGGTTCCTGACCACGTCGGGCCCGCCTGCCTGATCGAGGCCACCGGTCGTGACGATCTCACCCTCGGCGTCATCGGTCACGGTGGCCTGTCCCAGCCGGATCGTCGCGGCGTAGTCCTTGTCCGCACCGACGAGGTACGTGAGCAGCCGGGTCGCGCGGTCCACCCCGAGCACCAACAGCCCGGTGGCCATCGGGTCGAGCGTGCCGGCGTGACCGACTTTGCGGGTGTGCAGGAGCCGACGGGACCGCGCGACCACGTCGTGACTGGTCCACCCTTGTGGTTTATCGATCAGGACCAACCCATCGCTCATCGGCCTTCGGTGCCCTCCTCGGCCTGGTCGGCAGCAGACTCCGGCACCTCGTCGAGACTGTCTTGCTCACCCGGCTTGCGGTATGGGTCAGCCTCGCCGGCGTACCGGGCGTTCTCTCGGATCCGAGCGAGCTCAGCATCACGCTCGGCGGCGCTGCGCAGCGCCTCCTCCAAGTGAGCGGCCGTCTCCGGGATGGCGTCCGGCACGAACTCCAGCGTGGGCGTCAGCCGCACGCCGGTCCCTCGGCCCACCTCGGACCTGATCATTCCCTTCGCCGAAGCGAGCGCTGCGGCCGTGCCGGCACGCTCCTCCTCATCGCCGAGGACGGTGTAGAAGATCGTCGCGTGCTGGAGGTCCCCCGTGACCCGGACATCCGTCACGGTGACGAATCCCAGCCGGGGATCCTTGATCCGGGTGTCCAGCATGGTCGCCACGATCTGCTGGATCGCATCGGCCAGCTTTCGTGCTCGCGCAGTGTCGGCCATGTCCTCGTCCTCGTACTCGTAGGGGTGCTCGTGCCCAGCATCTCACCCGGCACACGAGTGCACCGGCCCCCATCGCTGAGTGGGGTGAAACACGCGGGCCGGGTGGCAACTCTGGGCTGCCACCCGGCCGGTGTGCTGACGCCGCGTCAGTCCCGCGGCTTCTCGCGCATCTCGAAGGTCTCGATCACATCACCCTCGTTGATGTCCTTGGCGCCGAGCCCGATACCACACTCGAAGCCCTCGCGGACCTCCGTGACATCGTCCTTCTCCCGCCGTAGCGAGTCCACGGTGAGGTTGTCGGAGATGACAACCCCGTCGCGGAGCAGTCGCGCCTTGGAGTTGCGGCGGATGGTGCCGGACCGGACGATCGAACCGGCGATATTGCCGACCTTGGAGGATCGGAACACCTGGCGGATCTCCGCGGTGCCCAGCTGGACCTCCTCGTACTCCGGCTTGAGCATGCCCTTGAGCGCCGCCTCGACCTCGTCGATCGCCTGGTAGATGACCGAGTAGTACTTGATCTCGACACCCTCACGATCGGCCAGTTCGGTGACCCGCTCTGCGGGCCGCACGTTGAAGCCGATGATGACGGCGTTGTCCACCGTCGCCAGGTTCACATCGTTCTGCGTGATGGCACCCACACCGCGGTGGATGATCCGCAGCGCGACTTCCTCGCCCACGTCGATCTTGAGCAAGGCGTCTTCGAGTGCCTCGACGGCACCGGAGACGTCACCCTTGATGACCAGGTTGAGGTGGTCGACCTTGCCCTGCTCGAGAGCCTGGGTGAACTCCTCCAGCGACATGCGCTTGCGACGCTTGGCCAGCGTTGCCGCACGCTCGGCCGCTTCTCGCTTGTCAGCGATCTGACGGGCCGTGCGGTCATCGGGAGCCACCAGGAAGGTGTCACCGGCGCGCGGCACCGATGCCAGTCCCAAGACCTGCACCGGGTACGCCGGTCCGGCCTCGGTCACCGAGTTGCCATGCTCGTCGAACATGGCACGCACGCGCCCGTGGGCCGTACCCGCCACGATGGCGTCGCCCACGCGGAGCGTTCCGGACTGCACGAGCACAGTGGCGACCGCGCCGCGCCCCTTGTCCAGGTTGGCCTCGATGGCCACACCGCGTGCGTCCTTGTCCGCGTTGGCACGCAGTTCGAGAGCGGCGTCCGCGGTGAGCAGGACCGCCTCGAGCAGCTGGTCGATGCCCTTGCTCTGGATGGCGGAGACGTCCACGAACATGGTCTCGCCGCCGTACTCCTCGGCCACCAGGTCGTATTCGGTGAGCTGCTGGCGGATCTTGGCCGGGTTCGAGTCCGGCTTGTCCACCTTGTTCACCGCAACCACGACCGGCACGTTCGCGGCCTGTGCGTGGTTGAGCGCCTCGATGGTCTGCGGCATCACCCCGTCGTCGGCGGCCACCACGAGGATCGCGATGTCCGTGACGTCGGCACCGCGGGCACGCATGGCCGTGAATGCCTCGTGACCAGGGGTGTCGATGAAGGTGATGGCCCGCTCGACGTCCTCGTGCTGGGCATGCACCTGGTAGGCACCGATGTGCTGGGTGATTCCACCGGCTTCGCCACCCACGACGTCGGTACTGCGGATCGCATCCAGCAGCCGTGTCTTTCCGTGGTCGACGTGACCCATCACAGTCACGACCGGCGGGCGGGGG
Protein-coding sequences here:
- the rpsO gene encoding 30S ribosomal protein S15, giving the protein MALDVAVKKQIITDYATHEGDTGSPEVQIALLTRRISDLTEHFKEHKHDHHSRRGLLLLVGQRRRLLGYLRSVDIERYRSLIERLGIRR
- a CDS encoding bifunctional riboflavin kinase/FAD synthetase; the encoded protein is MERWYGIDQIPGDLTASVVTIGNFDGVHLGHRTVLSDVVTTARTYGASAVAVTFDPHPAAVHRPDAAPELLTGLDDRLDLMAETGIDACVVIEYTPGFAVQSPEEFVRHYLVEALRVRCVVVGEDVRFGQDNSGDRATMAQLGERLGFDVRLVEDVTAPDRRRWSSTWVRELLAAGDCAGATAVLGRAHRMRGVVVHGQARGRELGFPTANLAASASGTVPADGVYAGWLIRDRKAVPPGAPMRWPAAVSIGTNPTFDGTKRQVEAHVLGRRDLDLYGEEIVVEFVRRLRPTVRFEGIEELVAQMREDVIDAADVLDVPRPDVLPAVQ
- a CDS encoding aldo/keto reductase, whose product is MPTSPAAPVDLRALGRTGLAVSPITLGASGLGRDVPAGDPAEPEAVSLAAAMLHGPYAIVDTSNVYAGGHSERILGLALAETGAAPGRQVVTKVDADPETGAFDRDRVLRSFEESLSRLGVDRVSLLHLHDPYGIDFEDAMGTGGAVSGLLELRESGAVDAIGIAAGKVSVVSRYVESDCFDVLLTHNRYTLLERRALVLLEAAKARGMGVFNAAPFGGALLARGSASGATYAYRSAPAQVLERVRQLEQICARHGVELPTAALQFSLRSPWVDSTVVGISRPERIADLEFRRQVVVSEELWAEIDALGPPPEAVAD
- the truB gene encoding tRNA pseudouridine(55) synthase TruB — translated: MSDGLVLIDKPQGWTSHDVVARSRRLLHTRKVGHAGTLDPMATGLLVLGVDRATRLLTYLVGADKDYAATIRLGQATVTDDAEGEIVTTGGLDQAGGPDVVRNRLGEAVCALTGEIDQVPSAVSAIKVDGKRSYARVRSGEQVELAARPVTVHAFDVADIRETVATDGTPVLDVDVSVTCSSGTYIRALARDLGAALGTGGHLTALRRTRVGPFDLTRANAFDENTLTLSVVDVATVLRAAFTVRTLTEDEARELRFGRRIGATGTEAVVAGLAPDGHGVALLQDADARARPILVLDPA
- the rbfA gene encoding 30S ribosome-binding factor RbfA; protein product: MADTARARKLADAIQQIVATMLDTRIKDPRLGFVTVTDVRVTGDLQHATIFYTVLGDEEERAGTAAALASAKGMIRSEVGRGTGVRLTPTLEFVPDAIPETAAHLEEALRSAAERDAELARIRENARYAGEADPYRKPGEQDSLDEVPESAADQAEEGTEGR
- the infB gene encoding translation initiation factor IF-2, with amino-acid sequence MAKVRVHELAKELGVDSKTVLAKLNELGEFVKSASSTIEPPVQRRLREVFPAAASGGDDAPAKPAAKKPTPASAAKPAAPAAAAPEAAAPTEEPAAPSTADKPAEAPSAPKPASTPTPADAAPPAPTAADESAAEEKAAPKPGGRPAPKPGARPGNNPFAPSQGMPRPGGQRSGSDSRSGSDSRSGGGARSGGSGTPRPGNNPFAPSQGMPRPGGSGGSAGPRPGGASGRTGERSGAPRSDHAAGPRPGGVRPTPGMMPGRSSVGRPGAPARGGGGGGGGRGGRGGGGAGGAGGPGGFGGRPGGGPGFGGRPGGGGRGGRGGTQGAFGRAGGRPVRGRKSKRAKRQEFEQQSAPSIGGVQVPRGDGKTIIRIRAGASLADFADRIDADAASLVTVLFHLGEMATATQSLDEDTFQALGAELGYVVEIVSPEEEDRELLESFDIDLAAEEEAETDEDLSPRPPVVTVMGHVDHGKTRLLDAIRSTDVVGGEAGGITQHIGAYQVHAQHEDVERAITFIDTPGHEAFTAMRARGADVTDIAILVVAADDGVMPQTIEALNHAQAANVPVVVAVNKVDKPDSNPAKIRQQLTEYDLVAEEYGGETMFVDVSAIQSKGIDQLLEAVLLTADAALELRANADKDARGVAIEANLDKGRGAVATVLVQSGTLRVGDAIVAGTAHGRVRAMFDEHGNSVTEAGPAYPVQVLGLASVPRAGDTFLVAPDDRTARQIADKREAAERAATLAKRRKRMSLEEFTQALEQGKVDHLNLVIKGDVSGAVEALEDALLKIDVGEEVALRIIHRGVGAITQNDVNLATVDNAVIIGFNVRPAERVTELADREGVEIKYYSVIYQAIDEVEAALKGMLKPEYEEVQLGTAEIRQVFRSSKVGNIAGSIVRSGTIRRNSKARLLRDGVVISDNLTVDSLRREKDDVTEVREGFECGIGLGAKDINEGDVIETFEMREKPRD